One Paludisphaera rhizosphaerae DNA window includes the following coding sequences:
- a CDS encoding efflux RND transporter permease subunit yields MFDRLIDWALRNRSLVLLLLVGLLLWGVRSLLKLPIDATPDITNVQVMALTSSPGLGPVEVEQFITIPVENAMNGIPKIQEVRSFSQFGLSGVTIVFEEGTDIYWARQQVGERLVDVRSSIPPEFGQPEMGPITTGLGEVFQFEVRNAPDAARPRSLMELRTILDWEVARPLKSVPGVVEVNAFGGELKTYEVRLDPEQLLARNIPVNRVFEAIRQNNSNAGGGYLERLGEQRVIRAVGLVSDLKDLADIVLDTTPTGTPVYVRDVADVRFAPLIRNGAVTRDGRGEVVTATAMMLAGENSRVVVDRIKAKLDEIRPRLPEGVVVEPYYDRAVLISRTITTVASNLAEGGILVVAVLLAMLGNLKAGLVVALAIPLSMLFAINMMVYYGIAGSLMSLGAIDFGLIVDSSVIMMENCVSHLAHADRRRKAVDVVREAAFEVRKPVVFGVAIITIVHLPLLALEGVEGKMFRPMALTVVFALVGSLILSLTATPVLASMILKPGASEVETLPVRLGKRIYRPFLRMALDHPVAVVLLSLIAFAATMPIALSLGGEFIPRLDEGDVLIVVTRPPSASLSESLEDSTRIEKSLKAKFPDEIDSIVCRTGRPEIGIDPAGVNQTDVFVYLKKHQDTYLDLALKPIHPLIALFQGGEHGRSKAELIRDMEKVCQQELPGAFFNFGQPIEVRFNEMLAGVRADLGIGVYGDDLEVLQTKVNEIAAVVEDIPGAADVRAQVLGGLPFLRIQINRDDIARHAVNASSILDVVTALGGKVVGQVIEGQRTFDLQVRFDPSARDDVDSIKRLKIASATGLLVPLSELAEFRLEDGAYEIWRKDRQRRAMVQANVRDRDLATFVSDAKKRVADQVELPRGYFLEWGGTFQNLQSATQRLTIVVPVALALIFLLLYGTFQSVKLGTLIFLSVPLGAMGGILALWLRGMNLSISAGVGFIALSGVAVLDGLVIVSAIRSRVETGEPMRQAVAEASMGRLRPVLMTALVASLGFIPMAFSTGSGADVQRPLATVVIGGLVTSTALKLLLIPATYAWFDPGVADDDDDEEDFEAGEGLHNEGE; encoded by the coding sequence ATGTTCGACCGTCTCATCGACTGGGCACTTCGCAATCGGTCGCTGGTCCTCCTCCTGCTCGTCGGTCTGTTGCTCTGGGGCGTGCGATCGCTTCTGAAGCTGCCGATCGACGCCACGCCCGACATCACCAACGTTCAGGTCATGGCGCTGACGAGTTCGCCGGGGCTGGGCCCGGTGGAAGTCGAGCAGTTCATCACGATCCCCGTCGAAAACGCGATGAATGGGATCCCCAAGATCCAGGAGGTCCGGTCGTTCTCGCAGTTCGGTCTCTCGGGCGTGACGATCGTCTTTGAGGAAGGGACCGACATTTACTGGGCTCGTCAGCAGGTCGGTGAGAGGCTCGTCGACGTTCGCTCGTCGATCCCGCCCGAGTTCGGCCAGCCCGAAATGGGGCCGATCACCACAGGTCTCGGCGAGGTCTTCCAGTTCGAGGTCAGGAACGCTCCCGACGCGGCCCGGCCACGCTCGCTGATGGAGCTGCGGACGATCCTCGACTGGGAGGTGGCCCGGCCCTTGAAAAGCGTCCCGGGCGTGGTGGAAGTGAACGCATTCGGCGGCGAGTTGAAGACGTATGAGGTTCGGCTCGACCCTGAACAACTCCTGGCCCGCAACATCCCGGTGAACCGGGTGTTTGAGGCGATCCGCCAGAACAACAGCAATGCCGGCGGCGGCTACCTCGAACGCCTGGGAGAACAGCGCGTCATCCGGGCGGTCGGCCTGGTGAGCGACCTGAAGGATCTGGCCGACATCGTCCTGGATACAACGCCGACCGGAACGCCGGTCTACGTTCGCGATGTGGCTGACGTTCGTTTCGCCCCCCTGATCCGCAACGGGGCCGTCACCCGCGACGGCCGCGGCGAGGTCGTCACCGCGACGGCCATGATGCTCGCCGGCGAGAATTCCCGCGTCGTCGTCGACCGGATCAAGGCCAAGCTCGACGAGATTCGCCCCCGGCTCCCCGAAGGAGTCGTCGTCGAACCCTACTACGACCGCGCCGTCCTCATCAGCCGGACGATCACCACGGTCGCCTCGAACCTGGCGGAAGGCGGCATCCTCGTTGTGGCCGTTCTTCTGGCGATGCTCGGCAACCTGAAGGCGGGGCTGGTCGTCGCCCTGGCGATCCCCCTCTCGATGCTCTTCGCCATCAACATGATGGTCTATTACGGCATCGCAGGCAGCCTGATGAGCCTGGGGGCGATCGACTTCGGCCTGATCGTGGACAGCTCCGTCATCATGATGGAGAACTGCGTCAGCCACCTCGCTCACGCCGACCGTCGCCGAAAGGCGGTCGACGTGGTCCGCGAGGCCGCCTTCGAGGTCCGCAAGCCGGTCGTCTTCGGCGTGGCGATCATCACGATCGTCCACCTCCCCTTGCTGGCGCTGGAAGGGGTGGAAGGAAAAATGTTCCGGCCGATGGCGCTGACTGTCGTCTTCGCCCTGGTCGGCTCGCTGATCCTGTCGCTGACGGCGACCCCGGTGCTTGCTTCCATGATCCTCAAGCCGGGCGCCTCGGAAGTCGAGACGCTTCCGGTTCGGCTGGGCAAGCGGATCTATCGCCCGTTCCTTCGCATGGCACTGGATCATCCCGTCGCCGTCGTATTGCTCTCGCTGATCGCGTTCGCGGCGACCATGCCGATCGCCTTGAGCCTGGGCGGCGAGTTCATCCCCAGGCTCGACGAGGGCGACGTGCTGATCGTCGTCACTCGACCGCCGTCCGCCTCGCTCAGCGAGAGCCTTGAGGACTCCACCCGGATCGAGAAATCGTTGAAAGCGAAGTTCCCCGACGAGATCGATTCCATTGTCTGTCGGACCGGACGCCCTGAGATCGGCATCGATCCCGCGGGGGTCAATCAGACCGATGTCTTCGTCTATCTAAAGAAGCACCAGGACACCTATCTCGACCTCGCGCTGAAGCCGATCCATCCCCTGATCGCTCTGTTCCAGGGGGGCGAACATGGTCGTTCCAAGGCCGAGTTGATTCGGGACATGGAAAAGGTCTGCCAACAGGAACTTCCCGGGGCCTTCTTCAACTTCGGCCAACCGATCGAGGTGCGTTTCAACGAGATGCTCGCCGGCGTCCGGGCCGACCTCGGCATCGGTGTCTATGGCGACGACCTGGAAGTCCTTCAGACCAAGGTGAACGAGATCGCCGCAGTGGTCGAGGACATCCCCGGAGCCGCCGACGTCAGGGCTCAGGTCCTCGGCGGCCTGCCGTTTCTGAGAATTCAGATCAATCGCGACGACATCGCCCGCCACGCCGTCAACGCCTCGTCCATCCTGGACGTGGTGACGGCCCTGGGAGGGAAGGTCGTCGGCCAGGTCATCGAGGGGCAGCGTACCTTCGACCTTCAGGTCCGCTTCGACCCCAGCGCCCGCGACGACGTGGATTCGATCAAGCGTCTCAAGATCGCCTCGGCCACCGGTTTGCTGGTTCCACTTTCAGAGCTGGCGGAATTCCGACTCGAAGACGGGGCGTACGAGATCTGGCGTAAAGACCGCCAGAGGCGGGCGATGGTTCAGGCCAACGTCCGCGACCGCGACCTGGCCACGTTCGTCTCCGATGCGAAGAAAAGAGTCGCCGATCAGGTTGAACTCCCACGGGGCTACTTCCTGGAGTGGGGCGGGACCTTCCAGAACCTGCAATCGGCCACCCAGCGGTTGACGATCGTCGTGCCGGTCGCACTGGCGCTGATCTTCCTCTTGCTGTACGGGACGTTCCAGTCCGTCAAGCTGGGAACGCTGATCTTCCTTTCGGTCCCTCTTGGAGCCATGGGCGGCATTCTCGCCCTCTGGCTGCGAGGGATGAATCTCAGCATCTCCGCCGGCGTCGGCTTCATCGCGCTGTCGGGCGTGGCGGTGCTCGACGGCCTGGTCATCGTCTCGGCGATCCGCTCTCGTGTGGAGACCGGTGAGCCGATGCGACAGGCGGTGGCCGAGGCCTCGATGGGGAGGCTGCGTCCCGTGCTCATGACGGCGCTGGTCGCGAGCCTGGGCTTTATCCCAATGGCCTTCTCCACCGGATCCGGGGCGGATGTTCAACGGCCGTTGGCGACCGTCGTCATCGGCGGCCTCGTCACAAGCACAGCGCTCAAGCTACTGCTGATCCCTGCTACCTACGCCTGGTTCGATCCGGGCGTCGCCGACGACGACGACGACGAAGAGGATTTTGAGGCCGGCGAAGGACTCCATAACGAAGGCGAATGA